Proteins from one Bradyrhizobium roseum genomic window:
- the fliE gene encoding flagellar hook-basal body complex protein FliE, producing MASPTVAANAYAALSRIVESGGAEKGGASAGGPSFSALVKDAVGSVLDAGKKSDAQTLAMTSGKANVMDVVTAVAETDVAVSTLVSVRDRMIQSYEDIMKMPI from the coding sequence ATGGCTTCACCCACCGTTGCAGCAAACGCCTACGCCGCACTTTCGCGCATCGTGGAATCCGGCGGCGCCGAGAAGGGCGGCGCATCCGCCGGCGGCCCGTCCTTCAGCGCGCTGGTCAAGGACGCGGTCGGCAGCGTGCTCGATGCCGGCAAGAAATCCGACGCGCAGACGCTGGCGATGACCTCGGGCAAGGCCAACGTCATGGACGTAGTGACGGCGGTGGCGGAGACCGACGTCGCGGTTTCGACGCTGGTGTCCGTGCGCGACCGCATGATCCAGTCCTACGAAGA
- the flgC gene encoding flagellar basal body rod protein FlgC, with translation MADEASDFARSMSIATSGLRAQAGRMRVISENIANADSTAPTAGGDPYRRKVPTFSSALDRTLDAKVVTLGKVRPDQSAFRVKYEPSNPASDAAGNVKYPNVNPLVEMTDMREAQRSYEANLNIISATRRMIQRTLDILKA, from the coding sequence ATGGCAGATGAAGCAAGCGATTTCGCCCGCTCGATGAGCATCGCAACCTCCGGCCTGCGCGCGCAGGCGGGACGGATGCGGGTGATCTCGGAAAACATCGCCAACGCGGATTCCACCGCGCCGACCGCGGGCGGCGATCCCTATCGCCGCAAGGTGCCAACGTTTTCGTCCGCGCTCGACCGCACGCTCGATGCGAAGGTGGTGACGCTGGGCAAGGTCAGGCCCGACCAGTCGGCGTTTCGGGTCAAGTACGAGCCGAGCAATCCGGCGTCGGATGCGGCCGGCAACGTCAAATATCCGAACGTCAATCCGCTGGTTGAAATGACCGACATGCGCGAGGCGCAGCGCTCCTACGAGGCCAACCTCAACATCATCAGCGCCACGCGCCGCATGATCCAACGCACGCTCGACATCCTCAAGGCCTGA
- the flgB gene encoding flagellar basal body rod protein FlgB, with protein MAINDLPLLSALRTKMQWHQERQRVLAENVSNANTPNFKPTDLIEPKFDTKGTNMGGGIGSLGMTRTSATHISAAGGAPSFRGDGGRSGFLTKPAGNAVNLEDQMLKVSANQMDYAAATSLYSRSLGLLKTAIGKR; from the coding sequence ATGGCTATCAACGATCTTCCGCTCCTGTCGGCGCTACGCACCAAGATGCAGTGGCATCAGGAACGCCAGCGCGTGCTTGCCGAAAACGTCTCCAACGCCAACACCCCGAATTTCAAGCCCACCGACCTGATCGAGCCGAAGTTCGACACCAAGGGAACCAATATGGGCGGGGGCATCGGCTCGCTGGGCATGACGCGCACCAGCGCTACCCATATCAGTGCTGCCGGCGGCGCGCCCAGTTTCAGGGGCGATGGCGGCCGGAGCGGTTTCCTGACCAAGCCCGCCGGCAATGCGGTCAATCTGGAAGACCAGATGCTGAAGGTTTCGGCTAACCAGATGGACTATGCGGCCGCCACGTCGCTCTACTCCCGCAGCCTCGGCCTGCTCAAGACCGCCATCGGCAAGCGCTGA
- a CDS encoding flagellar biosynthetic protein FliO, with translation MQTLTFLFAFIAVLALIGVAAWLVRRFANNRLGANTQRGRMPRLAVIDAAAVDGRRRLVLVRRDNVEHLLMIGGPSDIVVEPNIVRAMPNRDQMAPRPAVGEQPPRIAPLPDTAWNDEAAKSDARSEGFDHHTEPQMPELPPRPARPSFSDDVRRPAPPPPTTPERRNDPLTGFAPESISGGRAEPAPPRLPRGEPLMPRPQRELSKAPPVREVPPVREAPPMPMREASTTREPPQIREAPQIREASPVREAPPIREVLPVREAPMVREPARAPERQVAPPPPPPPPPPAPTPSSADQNLAEMAQRLEAALRRPAEPVAPPVAPETPPARGARSEPPAPAPAPAPQKSGFENLEDEMASLLGRPKNPS, from the coding sequence ATGCAGACACTGACATTCCTCTTCGCATTCATCGCCGTTCTGGCGTTGATCGGCGTGGCCGCGTGGCTGGTCCGCCGCTTCGCCAACAACCGCCTCGGCGCCAACACCCAGCGTGGACGGATGCCGCGGCTTGCCGTGATCGACGCCGCCGCGGTGGACGGCCGCCGGCGCCTGGTGCTGGTCCGCCGCGACAATGTCGAACATCTCCTGATGATCGGCGGCCCGAGCGACATCGTGGTCGAACCCAACATCGTGCGCGCGATGCCCAACCGCGACCAGATGGCGCCGCGTCCGGCGGTGGGAGAGCAGCCGCCGCGGATCGCACCGCTGCCGGATACCGCCTGGAACGACGAGGCAGCCAAATCCGACGCGCGGTCCGAGGGCTTCGATCATCATACCGAGCCGCAAATGCCGGAACTGCCGCCGCGCCCTGCGCGGCCTTCTTTCTCCGATGACGTCCGCCGCCCCGCGCCGCCACCGCCGACGACGCCGGAACGCCGCAACGATCCATTGACAGGCTTTGCACCGGAATCGATCAGCGGCGGCCGGGCGGAACCAGCTCCGCCACGCCTGCCCCGCGGCGAACCGCTGATGCCGCGGCCACAGCGCGAATTGTCAAAGGCGCCGCCGGTTCGGGAGGTTCCGCCGGTTCGCGAAGCGCCGCCGATGCCGATGCGTGAAGCGTCGACGACGCGCGAGCCGCCCCAAATCCGTGAGGCCCCCCAAATCCGTGAGGCCTCCCCGGTTCGCGAGGCGCCGCCGATCCGCGAGGTACTCCCGGTCCGCGAGGCGCCGATGGTTCGTGAGCCGGCCCGCGCCCCTGAACGCCAGGTGGCCCCGCCCCCGCCCCCGCCGCCTCCTCCGCCGGCCCCCACCCCGTCGAGCGCGGACCAGAACCTTGCTGAAATGGCACAGCGGCTGGAGGCCGCCCTGCGCCGGCCGGCGGAACCCGTGGCGCCACCGGTGGCGCCGGAAACGCCGCCTGCGAGGGGCGCCCGCAGCGAACCACCGGCGCCGGCACCCGCCCCCGCTCCGCAGAAGAGCGGCTTCGAAAACCTCGAAGACGAGATGGCCTCGCTGCTCGGCCGTCCGAAGAACCCTTCGTGA
- the fliP gene encoding flagellar type III secretion system pore protein FliP (The bacterial flagellar biogenesis protein FliP forms a type III secretion system (T3SS)-type pore required for flagellar assembly.) gives MRLPASPRRVLFFLILAAAGSFADPAAAQDISINLGQGGGGVTERAIQLIALLTVLSIAPSILIMMTSFTRIVVVLSLLRTALGTATAPPNSVIIALAMFLTAFVMGPVLQRSYDDGIKPLVANQIGVEEALQRASVPLRGFMQKNVREKDLKLFIDLSGEPPPATPEDLSLRILVPAFMISELKRAFEIGFLLFLPFLIIDLVVASVLMSMGMMMLPPVVVSLPFKLIFFVLVDGWSLVAGSLVQSYGGS, from the coding sequence GTGAGGCTGCCGGCTTCTCCGCGTAGAGTTTTATTTTTCTTAATCCTGGCCGCCGCCGGATCGTTTGCCGATCCGGCGGCGGCGCAGGATATCAGCATCAACCTGGGCCAGGGCGGCGGAGGCGTCACCGAGCGCGCGATCCAGCTGATCGCGCTGTTGACGGTGCTGTCGATCGCGCCGTCGATCCTGATCATGATGACGTCGTTCACGCGGATCGTCGTCGTGCTGTCGCTGTTGCGTACCGCACTCGGCACCGCGACCGCGCCGCCCAACTCCGTGATCATCGCGCTCGCGATGTTCCTGACCGCATTCGTGATGGGCCCCGTCCTGCAGCGGTCCTACGACGACGGCATCAAGCCCCTGGTCGCCAACCAGATCGGGGTCGAGGAGGCGCTACAGAGGGCTTCCGTGCCGTTGCGCGGCTTCATGCAGAAGAACGTTCGCGAAAAGGATCTGAAGCTGTTCATCGACCTCTCCGGCGAGCCGCCGCCGGCAACGCCGGAAGACCTGTCGCTGCGAATCCTGGTCCCGGCCTTCATGATCTCCGAACTCAAACGCGCGTTCGAGATCGGCTTCCTGCTGTTCCTGCCCTTCCTGATCATAGATCTCGTCGTGGCGTCGGTCCTGATGTCAATGGGCATGATGATGCTGCCGCCGGTTGTGGTGTCGCTTCCGTTCAAGTTGATCTTTTTTGTACTGGTCGACGGCTGGTCGCTGGTGGCCGGTAGCCTTGTGCAAAGCTATGGCGGCAGCTAG
- a CDS encoding GGDEF domain-containing protein: protein MTQQSVPPTPNNFAVWFEYSLGNAPALRKIIDILIAGKRKFDAATNAELFITYIAPQQTGRDPLSDLPDQLSGLIDSAQQFLNTAVTDNQTHIKALGEVSSEAATGSDPRPIIAKLVDELSKATQRAAALEASFAATSEELDSIRDSLKAAEQRSNTDALTGLANRHSMDEFLRLAQIAAMEKDEALSVFLIDIDHFKKFNDDYGHQVGDQVLRLVAKVLQEGVREVDLAARYGGEELIAVLPGADLEACSAVAERVRRRISEAKLTRRATGKEIGSVTVSIGVAQFRLAESADAMIERCDRGLYKAKRLGRNRTVTELELEPEAGAA from the coding sequence ATGACGCAGCAATCCGTACCGCCGACTCCGAACAATTTCGCAGTCTGGTTCGAATATTCGCTGGGCAACGCGCCGGCCCTGCGTAAGATCATTGATATTCTGATTGCGGGCAAGCGCAAGTTCGACGCGGCGACCAACGCCGAACTCTTCATCACTTACATCGCGCCACAGCAGACCGGACGCGATCCGCTCAGCGACCTGCCCGATCAATTGAGCGGACTGATCGACAGCGCCCAGCAGTTCCTCAATACCGCCGTCACCGACAATCAGACCCACATCAAGGCGCTCGGCGAGGTATCTTCCGAAGCCGCCACCGGCAGCGATCCGCGGCCGATCATCGCGAAACTGGTTGATGAATTGTCAAAGGCCACGCAACGGGCTGCGGCGCTGGAGGCCAGTTTCGCCGCCACCTCCGAGGAGCTGGACAGCATCCGCGATTCGCTGAAGGCCGCCGAACAGCGCTCCAATACCGATGCGCTGACCGGCCTCGCCAACCGCCATTCGATGGACGAATTCCTCCGCCTCGCCCAGATCGCGGCGATGGAAAAGGACGAGGCGCTCAGCGTCTTCCTGATCGACATCGATCACTTCAAGAAATTCAACGACGATTATGGTCATCAGGTCGGCGACCAGGTGCTTCGGCTGGTGGCAAAGGTGCTTCAGGAAGGCGTTCGCGAAGTCGATCTTGCAGCCCGCTACGGCGGCGAGGAACTGATCGCCGTGCTTCCGGGAGCGGATCTCGAAGCCTGCTCGGCGGTCGCCGAACGCGTTCGCCGCCGCATTTCCGAAGCCAAACTGACGCGCCGGGCGACGGGCAAGGAAATCGGAAGCGTCACAGTTTCGATCGGTGTCGCGCAATTCCGCCTCGCTGAATCCGCTGACGCCATGATTGAACGCTGCGACCGCGGGCTTTACAAGGCCAAACGGCTCGGCCGTAACCGCACGGTGACGGAGCTCGAGCTCGAGCCCGAGGCCGGCGCGGCCTAG
- a CDS encoding copper-binding protein, with protein MKIAGTILAAIGIAGTAALAQQMRAGMVTKIDRISGTISIRDIPEGTIGANAGAATEEFKMQDAARLNALHAGDRVSFAVSDMAGTKTITKIDRADAVTKIDKK; from the coding sequence ATGAAGATCGCAGGGACGATACTGGCGGCCATCGGCATCGCCGGCACGGCGGCCCTTGCCCAGCAAATGCGGGCCGGAATGGTGACGAAGATCGATCGGATCAGCGGCACCATATCGATCAGGGACATACCTGAGGGTACCATTGGTGCGAACGCCGGCGCCGCGACCGAAGAATTCAAGATGCAGGACGCCGCCAGGTTGAATGCCTTGCACGCCGGCGACAGGGTCAGCTTCGCGGTGAGCGACATGGCGGGCACCAAGACCATCACCAAGATCGACAGGGCCGACGCGGTCACCAAGATCGACAAGAAGTGA
- a CDS encoding FAD-binding oxidoreductase, with translation MSGDLIDELRRRLDKGGVLTGGDIEARYHHDNAGNPAPKPRAVVRPRTTEDVSLLLRLCHSESVPVTTQGGMTGLVRATLPNADEIVLSMERMNAIEEVDISGGVAIVQAGTPLQKLQERVEQDGMMFPLDLGARGSCTIGGNISTNAGGNRVIRYGMTRELILGLEVVTPDGTVLRGLRKYIKNNTGIDLKHLYIGTEGILGVVTRAAVRIFPAPAERQVALCALPSFGKVMSFLKLARRSLGGELTAFEVMWNAYYRQTVERVKGVVGPLPTHHPFYVLLEASGSDAERMRTSLEQMLETAMNDELILDATLSTSNASAAAIWRIRDSSVELGRSFPFAARMGFDVSIAIDRMEAYADALDARVKAIDPQAFTIVMGHVGDGNLHPSVYHEHTPDKHGEFEKLVYDLTGEFGGSISAEHGIGILKRPYLKMSRTAEEIETMRSLKRALDPRNILNPGRIFTV, from the coding sequence ATGTCCGGGGACTTGATTGACGAATTGCGTCGCAGGCTCGACAAGGGCGGGGTGCTGACGGGCGGCGACATCGAAGCGCGCTATCATCACGACAACGCCGGCAATCCGGCGCCGAAGCCGCGCGCGGTCGTCCGCCCGCGAACGACGGAAGATGTCTCCCTGTTGCTGCGGCTCTGTCACAGCGAAAGCGTTCCCGTCACGACGCAAGGCGGCATGACCGGGCTGGTGCGCGCCACGCTACCGAACGCGGATGAAATCGTGCTCTCGATGGAGCGCATGAACGCGATCGAGGAAGTCGACATCTCGGGCGGCGTGGCCATCGTGCAGGCCGGCACGCCGCTGCAGAAACTCCAGGAGCGGGTCGAGCAGGACGGCATGATGTTTCCGCTCGATCTCGGCGCGCGCGGCAGTTGTACCATCGGCGGCAATATCTCGACCAATGCCGGCGGCAATCGCGTCATCCGCTACGGCATGACGCGCGAGCTGATCCTCGGCCTCGAAGTCGTCACCCCCGACGGCACGGTGCTCAGGGGCCTGCGAAAATACATCAAGAACAACACAGGCATCGATCTCAAGCATCTGTATATCGGCACCGAAGGCATTCTTGGCGTGGTGACGCGCGCGGCAGTCCGGATCTTTCCGGCGCCGGCCGAACGCCAGGTGGCGCTGTGCGCGCTGCCCTCCTTCGGCAAGGTCATGAGCTTTCTCAAGCTGGCGCGACGATCGCTCGGCGGCGAACTGACCGCGTTCGAGGTCATGTGGAACGCCTACTACCGCCAGACCGTCGAACGCGTGAAGGGCGTGGTCGGCCCGCTGCCGACCCATCATCCATTCTATGTGCTGCTGGAGGCCTCGGGAAGCGACGCCGAACGCATGCGGACCAGCCTCGAGCAAATGCTGGAAACGGCGATGAACGATGAGTTGATTCTCGACGCCACGCTTTCGACCTCGAATGCGTCTGCGGCCGCGATCTGGCGCATCCGGGATTCCAGCGTCGAACTGGGCCGTAGTTTTCCTTTCGCGGCCAGGATGGGCTTCGACGTCAGTATCGCGATCGACCGGATGGAGGCTTACGCCGATGCGCTCGATGCCCGCGTCAAGGCGATCGATCCGCAAGCCTTCACCATCGTGATGGGGCATGTCGGCGACGGCAATCTGCATCCGAGCGTCTATCACGAGCATACGCCGGACAAGCACGGCGAGTTCGAAAAGCTGGTCTACGACCTCACCGGCGAATTCGGCGGCTCGATCTCGGCCGAACACGGCATCGGAATCCTCAAGCGGCCCTATCTGAAAATGAGCCGCACCGCGGAGGAAATCGAAACCATGCGCTCGCTCAAGCGCGCGCTTGACCCGAGGAACATTCTGAACCCAGGGCGGATTTTTACCGTATGA
- a CDS encoding DUF1488 family protein: MPLTRDRIIGHDTERLAFRFTMLNGGDTVECQISDAAMDELGGTRGTESRARQAQFLALRDTVEGVASEMFDRVPVVKGRVIRIFTKHVQKSPPSPAERIGAGTEPDAENAASLRLIVETRPANATR, encoded by the coding sequence ATGCCGCTGACCCGCGACCGAATTATTGGACACGATACCGAACGCCTCGCGTTCAGGTTCACGATGCTGAACGGCGGCGACACGGTCGAGTGCCAGATCAGCGATGCCGCGATGGACGAACTGGGCGGCACAAGGGGTACTGAAAGCAGGGCCCGGCAGGCGCAATTCCTGGCGTTGCGCGATACCGTCGAGGGCGTTGCATCCGAGATGTTCGACAGGGTGCCTGTGGTCAAGGGCCGCGTCATCAGGATATTCACCAAGCACGTCCAGAAGTCGCCGCCATCGCCGGCCGAACGGATCGGGGCCGGAACGGAGCCTGATGCGGAAAACGCCGCGTCGCTGCGGCTTATCGTCGAAACGAGGCCGGCCAACGCGACGCGATAA
- a CDS encoding tetratricopeptide repeat protein, with amino-acid sequence MGQRAAAGTGSQGRALARAARLWLVRPVAAILMLASLAASQPCRAEDPVRGEATFTSGGGFARLVLKLAEDVESEVSTAGSIIIIQFKRPVDIPVEKLSDAVPDYVGSARRDPDGTAIRLSLARRATVNTMTAGERIFVDFLPDSWTGPPPALPAAVVRELAERARAAERALRAQLAANAAKKRPPVRVRASVQPTFVRFVFEMPEGVSVSSVLNEQKLTLQFTSVLNFDLADAKVAAPPNVASISQRADVDSSAVDIVLIGEVDVHSFREEKNYVIDVAFQQAEKPAAPEPQAAAKPAPIPAKPGPAPRTSRDKAKEVPQPPPQAEIRPVTSETFAEQAKVEIKPAQPAEAPVVAEASPEKKPAVDKVTPANDSAPPAAEKVVAAPEKALASAEPAKAAKPADQVQAAAGEAPKTAPPKPAPSPVEPAKQPAPALSAPPPESSAKDKAADKAATVDARRDSDGLRVKFSFPGPTPAALFRRADTVWLVFDHAGPIDVESIRLKGGAIIGDVSAMPLEKGQAIRIRLNRPQIPSLESEGRANGAEWTLTFADRGQATPLPLTVLRNITEPALANVTVPLANPGAMHRLVDPDAGDTLLVVTAPPPTRGLIKRQDFVELSLLESMHGVVVHPNADDIKAEVGSDKVMLGRPGGLTLSSADVAAERATAAVRPLFDVTEWRKNREEKFFPRLDALIKAAAFAGPQQKAQARIDLANFYMSRGMYHEARGMTNLIISETNQGNEDAAVLMVHAVASILIGHPERAIKDLASPAIGNGHDSQLWKGFAFARQEKWVDAREKFKNAEFSIAALPLELQRIVTADAMRASLEVKDYGGASRRRSELEVIGVPDEMKPEIAVLRGRLAEALGHDKDALDAYGFAAQSSDRQASSEAKLLEALLRSKRGELNPADLTRELEILAVTWRGDAIELKTLNRLTQIYAETGRFADSLAAAKTATRMHPNAELARQSQDTASALFAELYLGSRADDMKPVDALAMFYEFRELTPIGRRGDEMIRRLADRLAAIDLLDQAAELLQYQVDKRLEGAARAQVAARLAMVYLSNRKPDRAIAALRLTRISDLSGELRQQRLLLEARAQSDVGRHDLALDIISNLTGREAIRLRSDIYWASRQWREASEQIELYYGERWRDFKPLNANEKSDVIRAVVGYALAGDAIGLGRFRDKYAPLMTGEADRSAFEIASKPAASNSAEFSLIAKLAASVDTLDGFIREMKLRFPDATTARAPLSPEMSRAEPVHTGALPTISAIRHIDLKKPAK; translated from the coding sequence ATGGGGCAAAGGGCTGCCGCTGGAACTGGGTCGCAGGGCCGCGCTTTGGCGCGGGCGGCCCGGCTGTGGCTTGTCCGGCCGGTGGCCGCCATTCTGATGCTCGCCTCCCTGGCCGCTTCCCAGCCCTGCCGGGCCGAGGATCCGGTCCGGGGGGAAGCGACGTTCACCTCCGGCGGCGGCTTTGCCCGGCTGGTGCTGAAACTGGCCGAGGACGTCGAATCCGAGGTGTCGACGGCCGGCTCGATCATCATCATCCAGTTCAAACGTCCGGTCGACATTCCCGTCGAAAAACTGTCGGACGCCGTTCCCGATTATGTCGGCTCGGCGCGGCGCGACCCCGACGGCACGGCGATCCGGCTGTCGCTGGCGCGGCGGGCGACCGTCAACACCATGACGGCGGGGGAGCGCATCTTCGTCGATTTCCTGCCCGATAGCTGGACCGGCCCGCCGCCCGCGCTGCCCGCGGCTGTCGTGCGCGAGCTCGCGGAGCGGGCGCGGGCTGCCGAACGCGCGCTTCGCGCGCAGCTTGCGGCCAATGCCGCCAAGAAGCGCCCGCCGGTACGGGTCCGCGCTTCCGTGCAGCCGACTTTCGTCCGCTTCGTGTTCGAGATGCCTGAAGGCGTCAGCGTATCTTCGGTGCTGAACGAACAGAAGCTGACGCTGCAATTCACCAGCGTGCTCAATTTCGACCTTGCGGATGCCAAGGTCGCGGCGCCGCCGAACGTCGCCTCGATCAGCCAGCGCGCCGACGTTGATTCCTCCGCCGTCGACATCGTGCTGATCGGCGAGGTTGACGTGCATTCGTTCCGCGAGGAAAAGAACTACGTGATCGACGTCGCCTTCCAGCAGGCGGAAAAGCCGGCCGCGCCCGAGCCGCAGGCCGCGGCCAAGCCAGCCCCGATCCCCGCCAAGCCCGGGCCGGCCCCGCGGACGTCGCGCGACAAGGCAAAGGAAGTACCGCAGCCACCGCCGCAGGCAGAAATTCGGCCTGTCACCTCCGAGACGTTCGCCGAACAGGCCAAGGTCGAAATCAAGCCCGCCCAACCAGCCGAAGCGCCGGTCGTGGCCGAGGCTTCCCCTGAAAAGAAGCCTGCCGTCGACAAAGTGACGCCGGCCAATGACAGCGCGCCGCCCGCGGCCGAGAAGGTCGTCGCAGCGCCTGAAAAAGCACTGGCGTCGGCGGAGCCCGCGAAAGCGGCCAAGCCTGCCGACCAGGTTCAGGCCGCGGCCGGGGAAGCGCCGAAGACCGCGCCGCCCAAGCCGGCTCCATCCCCGGTCGAGCCGGCAAAGCAGCCCGCACCGGCATTATCTGCTCCGCCGCCGGAAAGCTCCGCCAAGGACAAGGCCGCTGACAAGGCCGCGACCGTCGATGCGAGGCGCGACAGCGACGGCCTGCGCGTCAAGTTCTCATTTCCCGGGCCGACCCCGGCCGCGCTGTTCCGCCGCGCCGATACGGTCTGGCTGGTGTTCGATCATGCCGGGCCGATCGATGTCGAATCGATCCGCCTCAAAGGGGGGGCCATCATCGGCGATGTCAGCGCGATGCCGCTGGAAAAGGGCCAAGCCATTCGCATCCGCCTCAACCGGCCGCAGATTCCTTCGCTCGAAAGCGAAGGCCGCGCCAACGGCGCCGAGTGGACGCTGACCTTCGCCGACCGCGGCCAGGCCACGCCGCTGCCGCTGACGGTGCTGCGCAACATTACGGAGCCGGCGCTCGCCAACGTCACCGTGCCGCTGGCGAACCCGGGCGCGATGCACCGGCTGGTCGACCCCGATGCCGGCGACACGCTGCTGGTCGTCACCGCGCCGCCACCGACCCGCGGCCTCATCAAGCGTCAGGATTTCGTCGAACTATCGCTGCTGGAATCCATGCACGGCGTGGTGGTGCATCCGAACGCCGACGACATCAAAGCCGAAGTAGGTTCCGACAAGGTGATGCTGGGAAGGCCCGGCGGATTGACGCTGTCGTCCGCCGACGTTGCGGCCGAACGCGCCACCGCGGCGGTGCGGCCGCTGTTCGACGTCACGGAATGGCGCAAGAACCGGGAAGAGAAGTTTTTCCCCAGGCTGGATGCGCTGATCAAGGCGGCGGCTTTCGCGGGACCCCAACAAAAGGCACAGGCCCGGATTGACCTTGCCAATTTTTACATGTCGCGCGGCATGTATCACGAGGCGAGGGGGATGACCAACCTGATCATTTCCGAAACCAATCAGGGCAATGAGGACGCTGCCGTGCTGATGGTGCATGCTGTCGCGAGCATCCTGATCGGCCATCCCGAACGCGCCATCAAGGACCTCGCAAGCCCCGCGATCGGTAACGGCCACGATTCCCAGTTGTGGAAAGGTTTTGCATTCGCCCGCCAGGAAAAATGGGTCGATGCGCGCGAGAAATTCAAGAATGCCGAATTCTCGATTGCGGCGCTGCCGCTGGAGCTCCAGCGCATCGTTACCGCAGACGCAATGCGGGCCTCGCTCGAGGTGAAGGATTATGGCGGGGCGTCACGGCGGCGCAGCGAGCTCGAGGTGATCGGCGTCCCCGACGAGATGAAGCCCGAGATCGCGGTGCTGCGCGGGCGCCTCGCCGAGGCGCTGGGGCACGACAAGGACGCGCTCGATGCCTACGGGTTCGCCGCGCAATCCTCCGACCGGCAGGCGTCGTCCGAGGCAAAGCTGCTGGAGGCCCTCTTGCGCAGCAAGCGCGGCGAACTCAATCCGGCCGACCTCACGCGCGAGCTGGAAATACTGGCGGTCACCTGGCGCGGCGATGCGATCGAGTTGAAGACCCTGAACAGGCTGACCCAGATCTACGCCGAAACCGGCCGCTTTGCCGACTCGTTGGCGGCGGCCAAGACCGCGACGCGGATGCACCCCAATGCCGAACTGGCGCGACAGAGCCAGGACACGGCATCCGCGCTGTTCGCCGAGCTCTATCTCGGCTCCAGGGCCGACGACATGAAGCCTGTCGATGCGCTCGCGATGTTCTATGAGTTTCGCGAATTGACCCCGATCGGCCGCCGTGGCGACGAGATGATCCGCCGCCTCGCGGACCGGCTGGCCGCCATCGATCTGCTCGACCAGGCCGCCGAACTGCTGCAATACCAGGTGGACAAGCGGCTGGAGGGCGCCGCCCGCGCACAGGTGGCGGCGCGCCTCGCCATGGTCTACCTGAGCAACCGCAAGCCGGACCGGGCGATCGCGGCGCTGCGCCTGACCCGGATTTCCGATCTGTCCGGCGAACTGCGGCAGCAGCGCCTGCTGCTCGAGGCGCGGGCCCAGAGCGATGTCGGTCGCCACGATCTCGCGCTCGACATCATCTCCAACCTGACCGGCCGCGAGGCAATCCGGCTGCGCTCCGACATCTATTGGGCCTCGCGGCAGTGGCGGGAGGCTTCCGAGCAGATCGAACTGTACTACGGCGAGCGCTGGCGGGATTTCAAACCCTTGAATGCCAATGAGAAGAGCGACGTGATCCGCGCCGTGGTCGGCTATGCGCTGGCCGGCGACGCCATCGGCCTGGGCCGTTTCCGCGACAAATACGCGCCGCTGATGACCGGCGAGGCCGACCGGTCCGCATTCGAGATCGCGAGCAAGCCGGCCGCCTCCAACAGCGCCGAATTCTCCCTGATCGCCAAGTTGGCTGCCAGCGTCGATACGCTCGACGGCTTCATTCGCGAAATGAAGCTCCGCTTCCCGGATGCGACCACCGCCCGCGCGCCGCTGTCGCCGGAAATGTCCCGCGCCGAACCGGTGCATACCGGCGCCTTGCCCACGATATCAGCCATCCGGCATATCGATTTGAAGAAGCCGGCGAAGTAG